One segment of Roseofilum casamattae BLCC-M143 DNA contains the following:
- a CDS encoding acetate kinase, with the protein MKILVLNAGSSSQKSCLYNLSDSSSLPDRPPHPLWEATIDWTVSPDYGVMVVKANGEKCETYLESDRKTEAIAKMLQTLVTGETQVIDQLGEIDIAGHRVVHGGVRYSQATLITPEVKAAIAELIPLAPSHNPAHLRGIEAVESLLPDCPQVAVFDTAFHSQMPEKAALYPIPYSWFEQGVRRYGFHGTSHHYCAVRAAELMGKPLEDLKLITCHLGNGASLAAIANGISIDTTMGFTPLEGLMMGTRSGSIDPAIVLYLMREYQLDVDEIDRLLNKESGLKGISGKSADLRAIFQGIEQGEARSQLAFDVYIHRLRRSLGSMLGSLGGLDTLVFTAGVGENSALVRQKACEGWEFLGLKLDDGKNEESPVDVDIATADSTVRIYVIHTEEDWAIARQCWHLLVMYYT; encoded by the coding sequence ATGAAAATCCTGGTTCTTAACGCGGGTTCCAGCTCGCAAAAAAGCTGCTTGTACAATCTGAGCGATAGTAGTAGTTTACCCGATCGCCCGCCTCACCCTCTCTGGGAAGCGACCATTGACTGGACGGTTTCGCCGGACTATGGCGTCATGGTGGTAAAAGCGAATGGGGAGAAGTGCGAGACTTATTTAGAGAGCGATCGCAAAACCGAGGCGATCGCAAAAATGCTGCAAACTCTCGTGACTGGCGAAACCCAAGTTATCGACCAGTTAGGAGAAATCGATATCGCCGGCCATCGCGTCGTCCATGGCGGAGTTCGCTACTCGCAAGCAACCCTCATTACCCCAGAAGTTAAAGCCGCGATCGCAGAACTCATTCCCCTGGCACCCTCCCACAATCCAGCCCATTTGCGCGGTATAGAAGCCGTTGAGAGCCTGCTGCCGGACTGCCCGCAAGTAGCGGTATTCGACACCGCCTTTCACAGCCAAATGCCCGAGAAAGCGGCGCTCTACCCCATTCCCTATTCCTGGTTCGAGCAAGGAGTGCGGCGCTACGGCTTTCACGGCACGTCCCATCACTACTGTGCTGTGCGGGCGGCTGAGTTGATGGGAAAACCTCTGGAGGACTTAAAACTCATTACCTGTCATTTAGGCAATGGTGCTTCTCTAGCGGCGATCGCCAATGGCATAAGTATCGATACAACCATGGGATTTACTCCCTTAGAAGGATTAATGATGGGGACTCGCAGCGGTTCCATCGATCCGGCCATCGTACTTTATCTGATGCGAGAATATCAGTTAGATGTTGACGAAATCGATCGCCTGCTGAATAAAGAATCTGGGTTAAAAGGAATATCGGGAAAATCGGCAGATCTGCGCGCGATTTTTCAGGGCATCGAACAAGGGGAAGCGCGATCGCAATTAGCCTTTGACGTTTATATCCATCGCCTGCGTCGCTCTCTGGGCAGCATGTTGGGGAGCTTGGGTGGCTTAGATACCTTGGTATTTACCGCTGGAGTTGGAGAAAACTCAGCATTAGTGCGGCAAAAAGCCTGCGAGGGATGGGAATTCTTGGGATTGAAGCTCGACGATGGCAAGAATGAGGAATCTCCTGTTGATGTGGATATTGCGACGGCAGATTCAACGGTACGAATCTATGTTATTCATACCGAGGAAGATTGGGCGATCGCCCGTCAATGTTGGCATCTTCTTGTAATGTATTATACCTAG